The following are from one region of the Paenibacillus protaetiae genome:
- a CDS encoding NUDIX domain-containing protein, producing the protein MRYESEEEALKHYDPKQYRTPDGYTSDIAVFTIISDYVAPNKPPLRTLKLMLIRRARFDKDGNANIQGGKWALPGGFIGPEEMAYDAASRELSEETGVEGIHIRHYGVYDRPGRDRRGWIISNAHYAIVPENYLEKRKAADDAEEVALFTMEEVERLDLAFDHRELIQDAYDTIKKHMLLTTVARNFLPPEFTLSELQSVLLTVTDSPKVAKYSTFRNRAERLPFIEVVKEGGEPKTTSRNSKRPSILYRFKEGEPLESIYF; encoded by the coding sequence GTGCGTTATGAATCCGAAGAAGAAGCGCTGAAACATTACGATCCGAAGCAATACCGGACGCCCGACGGTTATACCAGTGATATTGCGGTTTTTACTATTATTAGCGACTATGTGGCGCCGAATAAGCCGCCGCTTCGGACGCTGAAGCTGATGCTCATTCGCAGAGCCCGCTTCGATAAGGACGGCAACGCCAACATTCAAGGCGGCAAATGGGCGCTGCCGGGAGGTTTTATCGGCCCTGAGGAAATGGCCTATGATGCGGCAAGCCGCGAATTGTCCGAGGAAACCGGGGTTGAAGGTATTCATATCCGTCATTATGGCGTATACGATCGGCCCGGCCGGGACAGAAGAGGCTGGATTATATCCAATGCCCACTATGCGATTGTGCCGGAGAATTATTTGGAGAAACGCAAAGCTGCGGACGATGCCGAAGAAGTCGCGCTGTTTACAATGGAAGAGGTAGAGCGCCTCGACCTTGCATTCGATCACCGGGAACTGATACAGGATGCGTATGATACGATCAAAAAACATATGCTGCTGACCACCGTTGCCCGCAATTTTTTGCCGCCGGAATTTACGTTAAGCGAGCTGCAGAGCGTTCTGCTCACTGTAACCGACAGCCCGAAGGTGGCGAAATATTCCACTTTCCGCAACCGTGCGGAACGGCTGCCGTTTATTGAAGTCGTCAAAGAGGGCGGAGAACCCAAAACCACATCACGAAATTCCAAACGCCCGTCGATTCTGTACCGGTTCAAGGAAGGCGAACCGCTGGAGTCGATTTATTTTTAA
- a CDS encoding sugar ABC transporter substrate-binding protein, producing the protein MKKLSKTMGVTMSALLVAVSLSACSSNNNNGNGGSSSDASSAPSNGATASAEPQLDYTFGENQTFHSNEPVKYSMTFSDNEGYPYKKDWRIWSAIQEKTNVSFDLSVIARADYDNQKALIINSGDAPYIIPKTYDETPFIAGGQIVPISDWVQYMPNYQKAVKDWGMEADLKAKLQADGKYYVLPGMWEVAGGGYSYIIRKDVFEAAGVDLSKADNWTYEDFYQAMKQVKDYTKKPYVFSDEFKGESTLNIAAVEYGVTAGWGVANGMRFNQDTQQFEFADNTQDFKDYVTYFNKLISEGIMDPESFTQDDDTARAKFFKGDSYVINANYQLLADYKTKMQDPKADLYMIVQPGGPKGMLQVETSRLENGIMISQNALKDLGKDNFIKMLRFVDWLWYSNEGQTLSLWGVEGETYTKDADGTLKLNPDISYNGMNDSTATKKLNVDFGFGGGVFAYGGSKDLKLSKMTDGEKEFNNRILTEREPRKLAPPIMGTPDESEQMNLIQTPLIDYVKTMTLKFITGQEKLSNWDSYVSQVEANGSKRYTDMANDIYNKTKDLLNK; encoded by the coding sequence ATGAAAAAACTTAGTAAAACAATGGGTGTTACAATGTCGGCTTTATTGGTAGCGGTATCATTATCTGCTTGTTCCAGCAACAACAATAACGGCAACGGGGGCTCGTCCAGCGACGCTTCGTCCGCTCCGTCTAACGGTGCAACTGCATCGGCGGAACCGCAGCTGGATTACACGTTCGGAGAAAACCAAACATTCCATTCGAACGAACCGGTTAAATATTCGATGACGTTCAGCGACAACGAAGGTTACCCGTATAAAAAGGACTGGAGAATCTGGAGCGCCATCCAGGAGAAAACAAACGTGTCCTTTGACCTGTCGGTTATCGCGAGAGCGGATTACGACAACCAAAAAGCGCTCATTATTAACAGCGGCGACGCCCCGTATATTATCCCTAAAACCTATGACGAAACACCGTTTATCGCAGGCGGTCAAATCGTGCCGATCAGCGATTGGGTACAATATATGCCTAACTACCAAAAAGCAGTCAAAGACTGGGGCATGGAAGCTGACCTGAAAGCGAAACTGCAAGCCGACGGCAAATATTATGTATTGCCTGGCATGTGGGAAGTAGCAGGCGGCGGCTATTCATACATCATCCGCAAAGACGTATTCGAAGCGGCTGGCGTCGACCTTTCCAAAGCCGACAACTGGACATATGAAGATTTCTATCAAGCGATGAAGCAAGTAAAAGACTATACGAAAAAACCTTACGTATTCTCGGATGAATTCAAAGGCGAATCGACGCTGAATATCGCTGCCGTTGAATATGGCGTAACAGCCGGCTGGGGCGTAGCGAACGGCATGAGATTCAACCAAGATACGCAGCAATTTGAATTTGCGGACAATACGCAAGATTTTAAAGATTATGTCACGTACTTCAACAAACTGATTTCCGAAGGCATCATGGATCCGGAATCGTTCACGCAAGACGATGATACAGCTCGTGCGAAGTTCTTTAAAGGCGACTCCTATGTCATCAACGCCAACTACCAATTGCTGGCCGATTACAAAACGAAAATGCAGGATCCAAAAGCTGATCTGTACATGATCGTTCAGCCTGGCGGCCCTAAAGGCATGCTGCAAGTAGAAACATCCCGTCTGGAAAATGGGATTATGATCAGCCAAAACGCGCTGAAAGATTTGGGCAAAGACAACTTTATTAAAATGCTCCGTTTCGTTGACTGGCTCTGGTACTCCAATGAAGGACAAACGCTCAGCCTGTGGGGCGTAGAAGGCGAAACGTACACGAAAGATGCAGACGGTACTTTGAAACTGAATCCGGACATTTCGTATAACGGCATGAATGACAGCACAGCAACGAAAAAATTGAACGTAGACTTTGGTTTTGGCGGCGGCGTATTTGCATACGGCGGTTCCAAAGATTTGAAACTGTCGAAAATGACCGACGGCGAAAAAGAGTTCAACAACCGTATTCTGACGGAACGCGAACCGCGTAAACTTGCTCCTCCGATTATGGGCACACCTGACGAAAGCGAGCAAATGAACCTGATTCAAACGCCGCTCATTGACTATGTAAAAACAATGACGCTGAAGTTCATCACAGGACAAGAAAAATTGTCCAACTGGGATTCTTATGTATCCCAAGTGGAGGCAAACGGCAGCAAACGTTATACCGATATGGCTAACGATATTTACAATAAAACAAAAGACTTGCTGAACAAATAA
- a CDS encoding carbohydrate ABC transporter permease, whose amino-acid sequence MKASSSYRVFQVFNTIIMTIVVFVTLYPFLYLLAQSFSSEAAVYAGKISFYPIDFTSETYKTILGKPDFFRYYGNTIMYAVLGTLIAVGATAVMAYPLSKEKLRLNKFFVPFVLFTMYFGGGLIPNYILIAKSLSMKDTMWALLIPGAISAFNVILMKTFFASLPNEVEEAAKVDGLDVFGIFTRITLPLSKPILATMILFVIVGIWNDWFSASLYLQTKEKWPVALFLRQVIDSAISTTEIGANSENTNQIAATVKSTAMVLTSLPIICIYPFVQKYFVQGMMIGSVKG is encoded by the coding sequence ATGAAAGCATCCTCATCTTATCGGGTGTTTCAAGTATTCAACACAATTATTATGACGATTGTTGTATTCGTTACCCTGTATCCGTTCCTGTATTTGCTGGCGCAGTCGTTCAGCTCGGAAGCGGCGGTATACGCAGGTAAAATATCGTTTTATCCGATTGATTTCACATCCGAAACGTATAAAACCATCTTGGGCAAACCGGACTTCTTCCGCTATTATGGCAACACAATTATGTATGCGGTGCTTGGAACGCTGATAGCAGTCGGAGCGACGGCCGTGATGGCTTACCCGCTGTCGAAAGAAAAACTTCGCCTGAACAAGTTTTTTGTACCGTTTGTGCTTTTTACGATGTACTTTGGCGGCGGGCTGATCCCGAACTACATTCTGATCGCCAAGTCTTTAAGCATGAAGGACACGATGTGGGCACTCCTTATTCCGGGTGCAATCAGCGCGTTTAACGTCATCCTGATGAAGACCTTCTTTGCTAGCTTGCCGAACGAAGTGGAGGAGGCCGCCAAGGTCGACGGCCTGGACGTATTCGGGATATTCACCCGGATTACGCTTCCGCTTTCCAAACCTATCCTGGCGACGATGATTCTGTTTGTTATCGTAGGCATCTGGAACGACTGGTTCTCTGCTTCGCTGTACTTGCAAACGAAGGAAAAATGGCCTGTAGCCTTGTTCCTTCGGCAAGTTATCGACAGCGCGATCAGTACGACGGAGATTGGCGCCAACTCGGAAAATACGAACCAGATTGCAGCTACCGTCAAGTCGACAGCGATGGTATTAACTTCATTGCCTATTATTTGTATCTATCCGTTTGTACAAAAGTATTTTGTGCAAGGCATGATGATTGGTTCTGTCAAAGGCTGA
- a CDS encoding ABC transporter permease encodes MEVRKKTIDTTPLWRHVRKEWKLYSFLIIPVVYFLIFKYAPMVGNIIAFRKYRGGPDFLGTEWVGFKYFKMFMDDPTFWRAFRNNLVLSITYLLFRFPLTLIFALLLNEIRTIRMKKFVQTVSYLPHFISMVIVAGMVKEILSQTGPVNALLAHFGFDKIQFISLPHWFPAIYVSSGLWQGLGWGTILYLAAMTSINTELYEAARIDGASRFRLAWHVTIPGILPTIMTLLVLDIGGIMGSNFEKILLLYNPLTYETADVISTYVYRMGITGGNFSYATAVGLFEGIIGLILVTTANAISKKTTKTSLW; translated from the coding sequence ATGGAAGTCCGCAAGAAAACAATCGACACGACCCCGCTTTGGAGACATGTAAGAAAAGAATGGAAGTTATATTCCTTTCTTATCATTCCGGTCGTTTACTTCCTTATTTTCAAATACGCTCCGATGGTCGGAAACATCATTGCTTTTCGGAAATATAGAGGAGGACCCGATTTTCTAGGAACGGAATGGGTAGGGTTTAAGTACTTCAAGATGTTTATGGACGATCCAACGTTCTGGAGAGCGTTCAGAAACAACTTGGTATTAAGTATTACCTACTTATTGTTCAGGTTCCCTCTCACACTTATATTTGCTTTACTGCTGAATGAAATCCGGACGATCAGAATGAAAAAATTCGTACAAACCGTTTCATACCTGCCGCATTTTATTTCGATGGTTATCGTAGCCGGCATGGTGAAAGAAATTTTGTCCCAAACCGGGCCTGTTAACGCGCTGCTGGCACATTTCGGATTTGACAAAATCCAATTCATATCGCTGCCTCACTGGTTCCCGGCCATTTATGTTTCCTCTGGCTTATGGCAAGGGTTAGGGTGGGGGACGATCCTGTACCTGGCGGCTATGACGAGCATTAATACCGAGCTGTACGAAGCTGCAAGAATTGACGGCGCCAGCCGGTTTAGACTCGCTTGGCACGTGACGATTCCGGGCATTCTGCCAACTATTATGACGCTTCTTGTATTGGACATCGGCGGCATCATGGGCTCCAACTTCGAGAAAATCTTGCTCTTGTACAACCCGCTTACGTATGAAACGGCGGATGTTATCTCGACTTATGTTTACCGGATGGGTATTACCGGGGGCAACTTCAGCTATGCGACCGCTGTCGGCTTGTTTGAAGGCATTATCGGCCTCATTCTGGTGACTACAGCTAACGCTATTTCGAAAAAAACGACCAAAACTAGCTTGTGGTAG
- a CDS encoding AraC family transcriptional regulator: MIEILDGAKETVSYRDHFGIRIYLNREAEHYPIHWHTAAEIIMPFDNVYTVIVNDIKHVLYPGDILVLPPGELHQIFAPESGERIILQFDCSILYNMNGFDSTFHLLRPCVLVTAEQNSSLHNVLKPLLVDIKNEYFSQSHLREASAYAKLIQFFVEIGRNIIHEERRFPHMKSNKQHKYIDKFLQVCNYMNEHCTEDIRVEDLAALTGFSKYHFTRMFKQFMGVSYYNYLIQHRIMYAEKLLIDPNLSVMEVAMRSGFGSLPTFNRVFKTYKKCTPSEYKVLHGNHPISSR; the protein is encoded by the coding sequence ATGATTGAAATCCTTGACGGCGCCAAAGAGACCGTCTCTTACCGCGATCATTTCGGAATACGGATCTACTTGAACCGCGAAGCAGAACATTATCCGATTCACTGGCACACGGCTGCAGAAATTATTATGCCATTCGACAATGTTTACACAGTCATTGTCAATGACATCAAGCATGTCCTATATCCGGGCGATATTTTAGTGCTTCCGCCGGGCGAGCTTCATCAAATATTTGCGCCGGAATCCGGCGAGCGGATTATATTGCAATTCGACTGCTCCATCTTGTACAACATGAACGGCTTTGATTCTACCTTTCATTTGCTTCGTCCTTGCGTGCTTGTTACCGCAGAGCAAAACAGCTCGCTGCATAACGTGCTAAAGCCGCTTCTGGTCGATATTAAAAATGAATATTTTAGCCAAAGCCATCTTCGGGAAGCTTCGGCTTATGCCAAGCTGATCCAGTTTTTCGTTGAGATCGGACGAAACATTATTCATGAAGAACGCCGTTTTCCTCATATGAAAAGCAACAAGCAGCACAAATATATCGATAAGTTTCTTCAGGTTTGCAATTATATGAACGAGCATTGCACCGAAGATATTCGAGTAGAAGATTTGGCAGCGCTTACCGGCTTCAGCAAATACCATTTCACCCGCATGTTCAAGCAGTTTATGGGCGTTTCCTATTACAACTACCTGATCCAGCACCGGATTATGTACGCGGAAAAGCTGCTCATTGATCCGAATTTATCCGTTATGGAAGTGGCCATGCGTTCCGGCTTCGGAAGCTTGCCTACCTTTAACCGTGTGTTTAAAACGTATAAAAAATGCACCCCGTCTGAATACAAGGTACTTCACGGCAATCATCCCATTTCGAGCAGATAA
- a CDS encoding glycoside hydrolase family 2 TIM barrel-domain containing protein gives MSTKKKFNTGWSFAKQPIGTDLKAVTNDAVAWMPVTLPHDWLIYDSRNLYENGEGWYRKTFELNESESSGRITLYFEGVYMNSAVFVNGCEAGTWKNGYSSFEIDITPYIVTGRNEVYVQAVYESPNSRWYSGAGIYRPVWLKSYPDSHIASDGIYISARQQNESNWLVQIGTEVRFAPAADSSASCLLRHTAIDPSGTVAARQETAIAAAAGELVTFQSDLSVDQPLVWDTEHPYCYKLVTELVHNGATIDREEQPFGFRTFTFDSQTGFYLNGRHMKLNGVCQHHDLGCLGAAVNKTALRRQIKLLQEMGVNAIRTAHNMPAVELMELADEMGVLIVSEAFDMWERQKTPYDYARFFPEWWEKDVASWVRRDRNHPSLLMWSIGNEIYDTHADERGQQLTVMLRDKVLEHDPRGNASVTIGSNYMPWENAQKCADLVAFAGYNYGENYYELHHQQHPDWIIYGSETCSTVQSRGIYHFPLSQSVLADDDEQCSSLGNSSTSWGPKAPKAALSGTGTRHIRWGSFCGPALIISESQLLIIRKTRILASSTPPASRKTPIMFIKRHGRAIKPGRWSIFSRIGIFPKAS, from the coding sequence ATGAGCACGAAAAAAAAATTCAACACTGGCTGGTCATTCGCTAAGCAGCCTATCGGAACGGATTTGAAAGCGGTAACAAATGATGCCGTAGCGTGGATGCCTGTCACATTGCCCCATGACTGGCTGATTTACGACAGCCGCAATCTGTATGAGAACGGCGAAGGCTGGTATCGCAAAACGTTCGAGCTGAACGAATCGGAATCCAGCGGGCGAATAACTCTTTATTTTGAAGGCGTTTACATGAATTCTGCCGTATTCGTAAACGGCTGCGAAGCCGGAACCTGGAAAAACGGCTATTCCAGCTTTGAGATCGACATTACGCCATACATCGTGACGGGGCGAAACGAAGTATACGTGCAGGCCGTCTACGAATCGCCTAATTCTCGCTGGTATTCAGGCGCAGGCATTTATCGCCCGGTATGGCTGAAGTCGTACCCGGACAGTCATATCGCTTCAGACGGCATTTATATTTCCGCCCGGCAGCAAAATGAAAGCAACTGGCTGGTGCAGATCGGCACGGAGGTCCGGTTTGCACCAGCAGCCGACTCATCAGCATCCTGCCTGCTGAGGCATACCGCCATTGATCCTTCCGGCACGGTGGCTGCCCGGCAGGAAACGGCGATTGCTGCAGCGGCCGGAGAGCTAGTGACGTTCCAAAGCGACCTGTCCGTCGATCAGCCGCTCGTGTGGGATACGGAGCATCCGTATTGCTATAAGCTGGTAACGGAACTGGTCCATAATGGCGCTACCATCGACCGGGAGGAACAGCCATTTGGGTTCCGCACCTTTACATTCGACAGCCAGACCGGTTTTTACTTAAACGGCCGCCATATGAAGCTGAACGGCGTATGCCAGCATCATGATCTCGGCTGCCTGGGCGCTGCCGTCAATAAAACGGCGTTGCGCAGGCAAATCAAACTTCTGCAGGAAATGGGCGTCAACGCGATTCGAACCGCTCACAATATGCCGGCGGTTGAGCTGATGGAGCTTGCGGACGAGATGGGCGTACTGATCGTATCCGAAGCTTTCGACATGTGGGAACGCCAAAAGACGCCTTATGACTACGCCCGTTTCTTCCCCGAATGGTGGGAAAAAGATGTGGCAAGCTGGGTGCGCAGAGACCGCAATCATCCAAGCCTGCTGATGTGGAGCATCGGCAACGAAATCTATGACACGCATGCCGATGAGCGCGGACAGCAATTAACTGTGATGCTGCGCGACAAAGTGCTGGAGCATGACCCAAGGGGCAATGCATCCGTTACGATCGGCTCCAATTATATGCCGTGGGAAAATGCGCAAAAATGCGCGGATCTGGTTGCATTCGCGGGCTACAACTACGGGGAAAACTATTATGAACTTCATCATCAGCAGCATCCGGACTGGATCATTTACGGCAGCGAAACCTGCTCCACAGTGCAAAGCCGGGGGATCTATCATTTTCCGCTTTCGCAGTCCGTCTTGGCTGACGACGATGAGCAGTGCTCCTCCCTGGGCAACAGTTCGACCAGCTGGGGGCCAAAAGCACCGAAAGCTGCATTATCGGGGACCGGGACGCGGCATATTCGCTGGGGCAGTTTTTGTGGACCGGCTTTGATTATATCGGAGAGCCAACTCCTTATCATACGAAAAACTCGTATTTTGGCCAGCTCGACACCGCCGGCTTCAAGAAAGACTCCTATTATGTTTATCAAGCGGCATGGACGAGCTATAAAGCCCGGCCGATGGTCCATATTTTCCCGTATTGGGATTTTTCCGAAGGCCAGCTGA